A genome region from Musa acuminata AAA Group cultivar baxijiao chromosome BXJ3-5, Cavendish_Baxijiao_AAA, whole genome shotgun sequence includes the following:
- the LOC135638781 gene encoding uncharacterized protein LOC135638781, protein MEHPADDYDRVEFVESLVNLSRTAAGRARLNADGALAAVLCRLSSSTAPVLISRLRLVRNLCADETVNQDAFVESGGVDRLASVFLTGLPVSTEVVRTVFQVLGNVASAGEAHRAAVWARFFPVWFRKIAAMSDPAVCNSLCMVLDTCCSATGGRRRLGELCDAGRGLPIVLNIVYTMSRGCHKEEYFYWLLGKACMEGTYFTRVFQGLSSTIILDGSGGVDCTYKKFSNAQVFLLETLSDYLTGWPGYLDSISKHFALSVLQVLEEASSVVDARSQSHSVSPTCWLVTDILKYSFVILRNICCWKVHSLPAAEDPANSLLSAGLLQLLLRFLRELDPTYITKNWAIQTSTYLKVCPYVGFQTDVVSVICNFLHGRKQVQDDIRKQDGISLLLRRCVIDGCWPLLREWATLSVRYLLDGNLENQYKVAELEQKEPVITPEISRMGLRVEVDQESKRQKIVNASSDYIELLTLMLI, encoded by the exons ATGGAGCACCCGGCTGACGACTACGATCGTGTGGAATTCGTGGAATCACTGGTGAATTTATCAAGGACCGCGGCTGGCCGCGCTCGGCTCAACGCCGACGGAGCCCTCGCGGCTGTCCTCTGCCGCCTCTCCTCCTCCACCGCGCCCGTCCTCATCTCCCGCCTCCGCCTCGTCCGAAACCTCTGCGCCGACGAGACAGTTAACCAGGACGCCTTCGTCGAGTCGGGCGGCGTCGATAGGTTGGCCTCCGTCTTTCTCACCGGCCTCCCCGTGTCGACTGAGGTAGTGCGAACGGTGTTTCAGGTGCTGGGCAATGTCGCCTCGGCCGGCGAGGCGCACCGCGCCGCCGTCTGGGCCCGGTTCTTTCCCGTCTGGTTCCGCAAAATTGCTGCGATGTCCGACCCTGCGGTGTGCAATAGCCTCTGCATGGTCTTGGATACGTGCTGTTCTGCCACGGGAGGGCGCCGGAGATTGGGAGAGCTTTGTGATGCCGGGCGAGGCTTGCCGATCGTCTTGAACATCGTCTACACCATGTCCCGAG GTTGTCATAAAGAGGAGTACTTCTATTGGCTCTTAGGTAAAGCATGTATGGAGGGAACATATTTCACCAGAGTGTTTCAGGGATTAAGTTCAACAATTATATTGGATGGTTCCGGTGGTGTTGACTGCACATATAAGAAATTTTCTAATGCGCAAGTGTTCCTACTTGAAACACTATCAGACTACTTGACTGGCTGGCCTGGATATCTTGACAGCATTTCCAAACATTTTGCTCTAAGTGTTCTGCAAGTTTTGGAAGAAGCTTCTTCAGTTGTTGATGCTAGGTCCCAAAGCCATTCTGTTTCTCCCACTTGTTGGCTTGTAACTGATATTCTAAAGTACTCATTTGTAATTCTGAGGAATATATGTTGCTGGAAGGTTCATTCCTTGCCAGCTGCAGAGGACCCTGCTAACTCACTGCTATCTGCAGGCCTCCTACAACTTCTTTTAAGATTTCTTCGAGAACTGGATCCCACATATATTACTAAGAACTGGGCAATACAGACATCCACATATTTGAAAGTTTGTCCTTACGTAGGGTTTCAGACAGATGTAGTTTCTGTCATTTGCAATTTCCTACATGGAAGGAAGCAGGTTCAAGATGATATCAGAAAGCAAGATGGAATCTCTTTGCTCTTGCGACGGTGTGTTATTGATGGATGTTGGCCTTTATTGAGAGAATGGGCAACATTGTCAGTGCGATACTTGCTGGATGGAAATCTAGAAAACCAGTACAAAGTAGCTGAACTTGAGCAGAAGGAACCAGTTATTACACCTGAAATTTCTCGAATGGGACTAAGAGTGGAAGTTGACCAGGAAAGTAAACGTCAAAAGATTGTAAATGCTTCATCAG ATTACATAGAGCTTCTTACTCTAATGCTGATTTAA
- the LOC135638843 gene encoding bifunctional dTDP-4-dehydrorhamnose 3,5-epimerase/dTDP-4-dehydrorhamnose reductase-like, translating to MGLTTENGSTAAGKEASGLKFLIYGRTGWIGGLLGGLCTERGIPFVYGDGRLENRAQLEADITAASPTHVFNAAGVTGRPNVDWCETHRVETIRANVVGTLTLADVCRERGLILVNYATGCIFEYDGAHPLDSGVGFKEEDTPNFVGSFYSKTKAMVEELLKNYENVCTLRVRMPISTDLLNPRNFITKITRYEKVVNIPNSMTILDELLPISIEMAKRNLTGIWNFTNPGVVSHNEILEMYRDYIDPKFTWKNFNLEEQAKVIVAPRSNNELDTTKLKGEFPELLPIKESLIKYVFEPNKKTSMA from the exons ATGGGTCTGACGACGGAGAACGGCTCCACGGCAGCCGGGAAAGAGGCCTCCGGCCTCAAGTTCCTCATCTACGGCCGCACCGGGTGGATCGGCGGCCTGCTGGGCGGCCTCTGCACCGAGCGCGGCATTCCCTTTGTCTACGGCGACGGCCGCCTCGAGAACCGCGCGCAGCTCGAGGCCGACATCACCGCCGCCTCCCCCACCCACGTTTTCAACGCCGCCGGTGTCACCGGCCGTCCCAATGTCGATTGGTGCGAGACCCACCGCGTGGAGACCATCCGCGCCAACGTCGTCGGCACCCTCACCCTCGCGGACGTCTGCCGCGAGCGCGGTCTCATCCTTGTCAACTATGCCACTGGGTGCATCTTCGAGTACGATGGCGCCCACCCCCTTGACTCTGGGGTCGGGTTCAAAGAGGAGGACACGCCcaactttgttgggtctttctactCCAAGACCAAGGCCATG GTTGAAGAGCTGCTGAAGAACTATGAGAACGTGTGCACCCTCCGTGTTAGAATGCCGATCTCAACAGATCTGTTAAACCCTCGCAACTTCATCACCAAAATCACCCGCTACGAGAAGGTTGTTAACATACCCAACTCCATGACCATTCTGGATGAACTTTTGCCTATATCAATTGAAATGGCAAAGAGGAACCTCACTGGCATATGGAACTTCACCAACCCTGGTGTCGTCAGTCATAACGAGATCTTGGAGATGTACAGAGACTATATCGATCCAAAATTTACGTGGAAGAACTTCAACCTGGAGGAGCAGGCAAAGGTGATCGTTGCCCCCAGGAGCAACAATGAACTGGATACCACCAAATTGAAGGGTGAGTTCCCAGAGCTTCTGCCCATTAAGGAGTCGCTGATCAAGTACGTCTTTGAGCCAAATAAGAAGACATCCATGGCCTGA